A single Tachypleus tridentatus isolate NWPU-2018 chromosome 9, ASM421037v1, whole genome shotgun sequence DNA region contains:
- the LOC143227246 gene encoding octopamine receptor beta-2R-like encodes MEVPVSLRISGATFLVALALITFLTNIFCIYAILRNLNLRYSLTNIFLVNLFSIGLMISFTVIPTTVGNLVVNGSIFSQSWCDVMGFLNSLFTFQNMFAACLISGERYLSIAHPMFHAAYLTKGRVTLVLILSWIAAIVIAFPPLVGWSEFVFQPGRFQCFYATSTLFVHKTYVITVFFLCFLAPATFSLCMYIGIFRVARNIQTRVCPIPVRRSAIPAISGISQSANTKENHVTKVVPFVGILTNTHSLSTILIGYKLQHIKVSKAIKTLLLIASVFFTFLTPEFVVELWLVTHESAVNYPTLVPLLLFYISFVMNPLLYGYLNRPIRQEVLIIIKEVYNKLRCYQKGEENLSCEREDFYEFLERTTEPFSTTRTLRITTNDTL; translated from the coding sequence ATGGAGGTTCCTGTCTCACTCAGGATTAGTGGCGCAACGTTTCTGGTGGCTCTTGCGCTCATAACTTTCCTAACCAATATCTTTTGTATTTACGCGATACTTCGTAACTTAAATCTACGATATTCGTTAACCAATATTTTTCTTGTGAATTTATTTTCTATTGGATTAATGATTTCGTTCACTGTGATCCCAACAACCGTGGGAAACCTTGTTGTTAACGGTAGCATCTTTTCCCAATCCTGGTGTGACGTCATGGGGTTCCTGAACTCTTTGTTCACATTTCAAAACATGTTCGCTGCTTGTTTAATAAGCGGTGAACGTTACTTATCCATTGCACACCCGATGTTCCACGCTGCCTATCTTACAAAGGGCCGAGTTACCTTGGTTTTAATCTTATCGTGGATAGCAGCCATTGTAATAGCCTTTCCTCCGTTAGTCGGGTGGTCTGAATTTGTCTTCCAGCCAGGTAGATTCCAGTGTTTTTATGCGACGTCAACTCTTTTTGTGCATAAAACGTATGTGATTACAGTGTTTTTCCTGTGCTTCTTGGCTCCGGCAACTTTCTCACTCTGCATGTATATCGGTATTTTCAGAGTTGCTCGGAACATCCAAACACGAGTATGTCCTATTCCTGTAAGAAGAAGTGCAATACCAGCAATTTCTGGAATATCACAATCTGCTAACACTAAAGAGAATCATGTGACCAAAGTCGTTCCATTTGTAGGAATACTGACAAATACGCATTCTCTATCCACGATTCTAATTGGCTACAAACTACAACACATCAAAGTTTCCAAAGCTATTAAGACATTACTACTTATAGCGAGTgtgttttttacatttcttacacCTGAGTTTGTTGTGGAATTATGGTTAGTAACCCACGAAAGTGCTGTAAATTATCCGACTCTTGTTCCATTGCTTCTATTTTACATAAGTTTTGTCATGAACCCACTTTTATACGGATATCTGAACAGACCGATCAGACAAGAAGTTCTCATAATTATCAAAGAGGTTTACAACAAGTTAAGGTGTTACCAGAAAGGAGAAGAAAACTTAAGTTGTGAACGTGaagatttttatgaatttttagaaCGCACAACAGAACCTTTTTCGACAACtcgaacactcagaataacaactAATGATACGCTTTGA